In Edaphobacter aggregans, the sequence TGTTCGATTCGTGTGGTCACTACGAGTGGAGTGATATTGGAATAAGCCAAAAGAGTCAGGCTGGCGAATCGACTAGTCTGCGCCCCTTAAGACCCATCATGAGGCGAGTGAGACCTGTCAGAAGCATGCTGATGCCCACCAAGGTCCCCAAAGCCCAGAGAGAACTGACGGGCCAATGCTTCCATATCATCACGCCGAGGAGGAGAGTTACGATTCCGTGCAGCAGCAGCCATTCGGAGCCAACACTCTTGCGGGACCAAATAAAAGTGCCGATATCCGTAATGCCTTCTATGAAGAAAAAGACGGCAAGCATGAGGGTGAGACCGGCAAGTCCGATCAAGGGATGCACCAACAAGTACCCTCCGACAAAGATGTACAGAACGGAGACCAGAAGCTTCCAAATTTTGCTTCCGACACCTTCAGACTTGAAGGCATACACGAGCTGGATAATGCCCTCGAAGAGAATGAGCCATGAAAGCACCCTGGCGACTCCGATTGAGGCGAGCGCCGGCAAACTGATTGCGAGTATTCCGAGGACTATGAGAAGAATCGCAAACCAGACGGATGATTTATAACTTTGCCGGGGCTCCGCACTCATATCGATGTGTCTCCTGCTGGTATTTATGTCGACGTGTTTACCGGCTCGGTAGTGACGCTGGTTGCTGCAAGCGGAATTCGAGCAATGTGCCGGCAGGAATATTGATCTGCTCTCCTCTCGAAATCAGAGAACTCGCGCCTCCCCCAGCAGCACCGATCGCCGCTCCACGCCCTGCGTTTCCTCCGATCGCACCGATCACCGCCCCAAGACCAGCTCCGCCTGCGGTGCGCCGTGCTGTACCGCCGAGGGCATTGGCTCCCTGAACGCTATAGTCGTTGCTGAGAATCGGAAAGCGTGTGTTGTTGATTACAATGTCAGTTAGCTCCAGCGACAGTTCCGATCTCCCGGCTGCGCGTCCAGCGCCTGACGATTGAATGATTCGACCGTGAACCACGGCTCCAGCCGGGGCGGCAACAGTATTTCCAGACATGACATTTGTCTCGAGGCGACCGGTAAACAAAGTACCGGCACGATTCCTGCCCGAGCCAATCGAATCCGTCATACGGATCAAGAGCCGTGTTCCGGCTGGAACCGATATCATTCCTTGTTGTGCCCTTGCCGATGTGATCGCCGCAGCGCACAAAAATATCAGAAGTGTGGCTAGCGAGCTTTTACGGAATTGCAATAACTTTTTCATCTCTCAAATCCTTCCTGCCTTAGCGTGGCTGTGGGTTAATCCCGTTTCGATCACGATTGATTTGCGGGCAGCTTTGAAGCAACTTGAAGATCGTAGATGTGCTGCAGCTGGCTATCGACTTCGAAGAATTTAGTGGCGATTTCTGCGGACAGGGCCTTCTTCATGGTGTCGTAATACTTCTTCCGCAGTTCGGCACGCTGTGTTTCTAGCTCAAGCGACTTACTCATCACTTGATCGGCCGCATCATCGGAAATGCTCGGATAATCCTTGGCGTAATCGCTCATTAGTTGAGCCTCGGCGTCATCCAACTTCGCCCGCTCCGCTTCATAGTCCTTGTAAATCGGCCAAAATGTTTGGGAATCTGCGTCGCTAAGGTGCATGATCTCCTTGACGAGCATCTCCCTCTTCGCATTGACGTCCATCCTGAGGAGCTTCTCGTATGCCTGGAGATTGAGTTCCTTATCGCTAGTCGTCTTCGGATCTTTCGCAAAAGTAGACTGTGTTGCCAGAAACGGCAAAGCGACGACGCAGACTAATAGGGTTCCTTTGATTGTTTTCATGCCGTACCACCTTTCACAAGATTGTTAGGGCTTGTGTGTCCCATCTCACGAGACACGGTTTTGCTCTCGCAATCTTCCAGCCGCAGGCAGACTGCGAGAGCGTCACGTGGTTATTCATCTTTCCCCCGCCGCCGGCACCCATCCGCTATCAGCGGATATCAACTCCACGCCGGCTACGCTGGTGCTTATGTTGAATGATCGCAAACCAGCCCGCCTATCGGGTCGGGCTCCAAACTCCAGGAGAAACTGGTTATCGAGGCTATTTTGTAGACGATCCAGAAATGGTCTGAAACTGACCGGAGCCTGGAGTCCGAGGAAGAAAGCTTCACCGCCGGTCCGATCTGACAACTGTGCCATAGCATTCTGTCCGTTGGTTGCTTCCCAGAAGTTTCGATGCATGTGTCCAACCCCAGGGGTGTATAGCCCATAGATGATGGTTCCTGTCCGTTGGGCAATATTGGCTGTGGTAGTCACGTCGGGAATAGTGTTGAGACCGCGAGTGGGTGTTGTACGTCTGGCCCGATCGATTCCGTCCGTGATCATAACCAGTGCCCGACGGTTCGCATGTTGAGGCCAACGATTCATCAGGTCGTTCGCAGAAAGATAGGGACTGCCGAACGCTCCCGCATTACGCAAAGGCAATCGCAGGGCGTTGGCCGCCAGAGCATGATCCGTTGTAAAGTTCTGGGCGATTTGCACCGTGGCATTCCGCATATAGCCAACACCGACTGACGTAGATGGCGGCTGAGCGTTGATAAAGGCGCGTAGGTCGTTGAGCTGAGACCCCAAGCTCGTGTCGGAAGCGTCATCGATCAGGATAAAAAGATCGAGTCCGGCTGCCGCTCCGCGCGCAGGCACCCATTTGGTGACGCGCAGTGTCTCTCGGCGCTGCCTCACGCTCACATCATTCTGGCTTACAGTAGGCGCGCTCCCATCACTCAAACCGGATGCGGTTACGGTCATTCGCACAGGGACTGTAGGCCCAGCTGCCTCTTGCTGTGCAGTTTCCTGCGCGCGCGCCGCAAAAACGGTCGCAAATATCAAAATGAAAAGAGTAAGAACCTCACGTCTGATACGGTACTGTTTCATCCGATCCTCCTTCATCTCTCATCCTCCGCAGCGCCCAAACGTCGCTCTGAACGGGATTTGTAGAGGCCGGTTCCACTGGAGTGGCCATCGAGGAAATCTCCCGCCAAGGCTTCACGTCGCGCTGAGTTGAAGCCGCGCTAACTATAAAAACCTTTGTTAGATAGGGCAATTGGACCTTAGTCCAATCGGCGATTCAGGCGTACGCAAAAAGCTCACGTGCCACTGCCAACGGCAGTTCCACCCTGAAAACAGACCCTCCTTCAGGTCGATTATCGAAGGTAATACGGCCTCCGAGAGAGTCAAGGATAGAACGGCAGATCGACAGTCCCATGCCGAGGCCTTCACTCTTAGTCGTGAAGAAAGGCATAAACAATTTCATCTTGTCCTTTTCGGCGATGCCCGGACCATTGTCTTCCACAAGGATGATTCCACAGTTTGCGTCCGTCCCCATGCACGTCGTCACAGTGAGGACTCTTCCCTCTTGCGGTATATTTCGCATAGCGTCCATGCCATTGTTGATCAGATTCAAAATGACCTGTTGCAATGGAATTTCATCACCCAGCACCTTCGGTACGGCGTCTGAAAGTATCAAGCGAAGCTCGACACCACGAAGGAGCGCATCTTTCCGCACAAGTCGGCTTACACCAGTTGCGATCTCATTGAGGTCTACCTCGTGACGAGCGATCGTTTGCTTCTTGAAGAGTGCCCGCATGTTCTCCAATACTGCCCGTGCCCGCTTATCATCCTCTCGAATGTCGGCCAACGCTGCTCGGATTTCCAGCATGTCGGGCGAAGGCCTGGTGGCAAGACGTTCGGCTGCTTGCGCGTTCCCGAGGATCGCAGCCAATGGCTGGGCTAGTTCGTGCGCAAGTGAGGCAGCCATATGACCCATCGACGCTACACGGTTTAGATGAGAGATCTCTTCCAGTGCCAGTTGGCGTTCCAAAAGCTGCTGTGCCTTGGTCCTTCGTTTGATCAGCCAGATCAATAGAAATACTAGCGCCGTCTCAGCAACTAAGAAACCGAGCAAAGCGATAATTCTATATTTGTATTTTTCCCAATCCGTCGGCTGCCGAAACAGGATCGTAGATTCGGGTGGAATCTTCGACTCCGAAATATCCCAGCGTCGTAGTTGCCGTGCGTCGAAGATGAATCCATTGGTGCCCACTACGGCAGGTATATCCTGCGGTTTCTCACCGCTCAGAATTCTGGATGCAATTTTGCCCGCCTCCCGGCCCTGGCCTGCAAAACTACTCACATAGCCGCCAACCGCTCCATGACCTATAAGAGTGTCAAACAGAACAAAGATCGGGGCATTGGCCACACTCGTTAGCATCTCGAGTGACGTAGCTCTTGGAAAATAAGTTTCGGCTGCATCTCGTTCGAGTGCGGTGTACAAGACGATCGTGTCACTGGGCAGGCGCTTCAGTCGCTCAATGAGCGCGGGCATGGCGAGGTCAGTGAGGTAGGTTATTTCAAGTTGAGATTCGTAGGTGGTGAGACTCTTTTTGACAGCGGCCTCAAGCTCTCTGTCATACAAGCCTGTGCCACCAACCACAACGACGTGTCTGGTAGTTGGAAGCAAACGCAGAGCCACGTCCAAAGTTCTTTCTGGCTGCCTGTTTAGCCAAACCCCTGTAAAGGAAGGGCCAAACTGCGGATTGCCTGCTTCCTCTTTTGTCGCGCCGCTGAAAACCACCGGAGTGTTTTTGAAGTAGGTTTCATGTGCCTCAACCATGAACTGAATCGGCGATGGCCCGGCAGCGATAATTAGATCGAGTTTGCGATCTTTATATTTGCGAATATAGGTTTCGCGGATCTGCTGTTGTGAAGCCTCATCTGGAAATAGACTCGTTTCCATCGACTCGGTATAGAGTTCAACCAGATAGGGTGATTCTTCATCCAGAGTGGCACGCAACTGAGGGTCAATCAAACGGAATGCGAGCGCCGAGGGCCCTGTCTCATAGATAATGAGGATCTTACGGACGCCATGCGCGGCTGTCGCTGCGGTCAGTTGAATTGAAAAAGTAAACGCTAGAAGAATGAACACCGTGGCTGCACGCCACCGGCGATCGCGCTTGTCGGCAGAGATGCGCGATAAGAAGTGCCGATAGACGAGTCGTTCAACGGCCGGTATTCGATTATCCAGATGGCCGGCCAACGATGCACCTCCGACCCGCTTCGTAATTCGATTACAGACCTAGCAATGTCCACTGACACATACAACAAAATCAACAAGATACGACGTCAACGATCTTTTGTAACCGACTGCAGGATTGTACTTATGAAGATTCTCTTCCTGAAGAAAAGGTTGCCTTTGCGCGCGCTCTTCATCCTGCTCTGAGGTAGAGAAGCAACTCGGCGTGTTCTAACGTAACCGGACAACATTTATTGTGAGCGTCACTATCCTTCGGAGATAGGTGGTGTCGAATTGCGAAGCGAACGAGATCGGAATTAGTCTTCAGGTCAAACTCTTCCATGATGCGGTATTTGTGAAAGCTACGGTTCGCACAGCGATGATTAAGGACTGCCGCCACCTCTTTCATAGAGTGTCCTTCGGCTAAGAGCCGTAACACCTGTCTCTGACGTTGCGTAAGCTCTTTGGTGCGATCATGATGGGGGTCACGGACAAACTCATTCATCAATTTCTGCGCGATACTTTGGTGTCACATAGGTTCGTCCACCCAAAACTTCTCCTATAGCTCCATACCGGCGGATTTCTTCAAAAGATATCCAGACGACCAATGGCGCAAAGCCATAGAAGCAACGTCGGGGTCCTCATTCATCGTGAGAACGATAAGCTTGGTTTTGGGTAAGAGCTTTTTCAACTGCTGTCCAGCATCGAGTCCATTGAGCAATGGCATGGCATACTAAGATCCAACAAAAACAATATCGAGT encodes:
- a CDS encoding HdeD family acid-resistance protein, producing the protein MSAEPRQSYKSSVWFAILLIVLGILAISLPALASIGVARVLSWLILFEGIIQLVYAFKSEGVGSKIWKLLVSVLYIFVGGYLLVHPLIGLAGLTLMLAVFFFIEGITDIGTFIWSRKSVGSEWLLLHGIVTLLLGVMIWKHWPVSSLWALGTLVGISMLLTGLTRLMMGLKGRRLVDSPA
- a CDS encoding response regulator transcription factor — its product is MNEFVRDPHHDRTKELTQRQRQVLRLLAEGHSMKEVAAVLNHRCANRSFHKYRIMEEFDLKTNSDLVRFAIRHHLSPKDSDAHNKCCPVTLEHAELLLYLRAG
- a CDS encoding ABC transporter substrate binding protein, giving the protein MAGHLDNRIPAVERLVYRHFLSRISADKRDRRWRAATVFILLAFTFSIQLTAATAAHGVRKILIIYETGPSALAFRLIDPQLRATLDEESPYLVELYTESMETSLFPDEASQQQIRETYIRKYKDRKLDLIIAAGPSPIQFMVEAHETYFKNTPVVFSGATKEEAGNPQFGPSFTGVWLNRQPERTLDVALRLLPTTRHVVVVGGTGLYDRELEAAVKKSLTTYESQLEITYLTDLAMPALIERLKRLPSDTIVLYTALERDAAETYFPRATSLEMLTSVANAPIFVLFDTLIGHGAVGGYVSSFAGQGREAGKIASRILSGEKPQDIPAVVGTNGFIFDARQLRRWDISESKIPPESTILFRQPTDWEKYKYRIIALLGFLVAETALVFLLIWLIKRRTKAQQLLERQLALEEISHLNRVASMGHMAASLAHELAQPLAAILGNAQAAERLATRPSPDMLEIRAALADIREDDKRARAVLENMRALFKKQTIARHEVDLNEIATGVSRLVRKDALLRGVELRLILSDAVPKVLGDEIPLQQVILNLINNGMDAMRNIPQEGRVLTVTTCMGTDANCGIILVEDNGPGIAEKDKMKLFMPFFTTKSEGLGMGLSICRSILDSLGGRITFDNRPEGGSVFRVELPLAVARELFAYA